A window from Mesorhizobium sp. WSM2240 encodes these proteins:
- a CDS encoding precorrin-8X methylmutase, with amino-acid sequence MVEYDYIHDGMAIYERSFAIIRAEADLSRFSEAEADVAVRMVHACGLVEAAQHFVFSEGFVEAARNALIAGAPIFCDAEMVVRGITRARLPADNEVICTLRDPQTAEIAREIGNTRSAAAMRLWGERMAGSVVAIGNAPTALFYLLEMLRDGAPKPAAIIGMPVGFVGAAESKDALAENSYGVPYAIVRGRLGGSAITAAAVNALARPGL; translated from the coding sequence ATGGTCGAGTACGACTACATTCACGACGGCATGGCGATCTATGAGCGCTCCTTTGCGATCATCCGCGCCGAAGCCGATCTCAGCCGCTTTTCAGAGGCCGAGGCCGATGTCGCGGTGCGCATGGTGCATGCCTGCGGATTGGTCGAAGCGGCGCAACATTTTGTTTTCTCTGAAGGATTTGTCGAGGCGGCGCGAAATGCGCTGATAGCAGGCGCGCCGATCTTCTGCGATGCCGAGATGGTCGTGCGCGGCATAACCCGTGCGCGCTTGCCGGCCGATAACGAGGTCATATGCACTCTGCGTGATCCGCAAACGGCTGAAATCGCAAGAGAAATCGGCAACACCCGCTCCGCCGCCGCGATGCGGCTGTGGGGCGAGCGCATGGCAGGCTCGGTCGTCGCGATCGGCAACGCGCCGACCGCCTTGTTCTACCTGCTTGAGATGCTGCGCGATGGTGCGCCGAAGCCGGCCGCGATCATCGGCATGCCGGTCGGCTTCGTCGGGGCGGCCGAATCGAAGGACGCGCTTGCCGAAAATTCCTATGGCGTCCCCTATGCAATCGTGCGCGGCCGCCTTGGCGGCAGCGCCATCACGGCTGCGGCCGTCAATGCACTTGCGAGGCCGGGCCTGTGA
- a CDS encoding precorrin-2 C(20)-methyltransferase, producing the protein MQPKGRLIGVGTGPGDPELLTLKAVRALAEADVVAHFSKRGSNGNARAIISEHLRPEIIELPLLYPVTVEVDKEHVDYKSAISDFYEESAKAVAEHLTAGRTVAVLSEGDPLFYGSYMHLHVRLADRFSTEVIPGVTAMSGCWSQAGLPIVQGDDVLSVLPGTMSEFELTRRLADTDAAVIMKVGRNLSKIRRALEATGKLARAIYVERGTMANTASMPLADKADDDAPYFSIVLVAGWAGRP; encoded by the coding sequence ATGCAACCGAAAGGCCGCCTCATCGGCGTCGGCACCGGACCCGGCGATCCCGAATTGCTGACCCTAAAAGCGGTGCGCGCGCTGGCCGAAGCCGACGTGGTCGCACATTTTTCGAAGCGCGGCAGCAATGGCAATGCGCGCGCCATCATTTCCGAGCATCTGCGGCCTGAAATCATCGAGCTGCCGCTGCTCTATCCGGTCACCGTCGAGGTCGACAAGGAGCACGTCGACTACAAATCGGCGATCAGTGACTTTTATGAAGAATCGGCGAAGGCGGTTGCCGAACATCTGACGGCGGGACGCACCGTCGCCGTGCTCAGCGAGGGCGACCCGCTTTTCTACGGATCGTACATGCACCTGCATGTGCGCCTCGCCGACCGCTTTTCGACCGAAGTCATCCCCGGTGTGACGGCGATGTCGGGCTGCTGGTCGCAGGCCGGTCTGCCGATCGTCCAGGGCGACGACGTGCTCTCGGTTCTGCCGGGCACGATGAGTGAATTCGAGCTGACGCGCCGGCTTGCCGACACGGACGCCGCCGTCATCATGAAGGTCGGCCGCAATCTTTCGAAAATCCGCCGCGCGCTGGAGGCGACGGGCAAGCTCGCCCGCGCAATCTATGTCGAGCGCGGCACGATGGCCAACACCGCATCGATGCCGCTGGCCGACAAGGCGGACGACGACGCGCCCTATTTCTCGATCGTGCTGGTGGCAGGCTGGGCGGGCCGGCCGTGA
- a CDS encoding precorrin-3B C(17)-methyltransferase encodes MSGKIFVIGLGPGNADQITPQASQAAAEAEFFFGYGPYVDRLKLRPDQTRIASDNREELSRAKAALEKAAEGAKVAVVSGGDPGVFAMAAAVCEAIEAGPTEWRDVDLTIVPGVTAMLAVAARIGAPLGHDFCAISLSDNLKPWDLIEKRLQAAAGAGFVIALYNPISKARPWQLGRAFETLRGILPTTTPVIFGRAAGRPDERIDVFPLSEADPEKADMATCVIIGSPETRTIERGERPALIYTPRFSADSSQ; translated from the coding sequence GTGAGCGGAAAGATTTTCGTCATCGGGCTCGGCCCCGGCAATGCCGACCAGATCACGCCGCAAGCGAGCCAGGCGGCGGCCGAGGCCGAGTTCTTCTTCGGCTACGGGCCCTATGTTGACCGGCTAAAACTTCGCCCCGACCAGACGCGCATTGCCTCCGACAATCGCGAAGAGCTTTCGCGGGCCAAGGCCGCGCTTGAAAAGGCGGCTGAGGGCGCAAAGGTCGCGGTGGTCTCGGGCGGCGATCCCGGCGTCTTCGCCATGGCCGCCGCCGTCTGCGAGGCGATCGAGGCCGGCCCGACGGAATGGCGCGACGTCGATCTGACGATAGTTCCCGGCGTCACCGCGATGCTCGCGGTCGCCGCCCGGATCGGCGCGCCGCTCGGCCATGATTTCTGCGCCATTTCGCTGTCGGACAATCTGAAACCGTGGGACCTGATCGAGAAGCGCCTGCAGGCCGCGGCCGGCGCCGGTTTCGTGATTGCGCTCTACAACCCGATCAGCAAGGCGCGCCCGTGGCAGCTCGGCCGCGCCTTCGAGACATTGCGCGGCATCCTGCCAACAACAACACCCGTCATTTTCGGCCGCGCCGCCGGCCGCCCGGACGAGCGGATCGACGTGTTCCCGCTTTCGGAGGCCGATCCGGAAAAGGCCGACATGGCGACCTGCGTCATCATCGGCTCGCCCGAAACAAGAACCATCGAACGCGGCGAGCGGCCGGCGCTGATCTATACGCCGCGCTTTTCCGCAGACTCCAGCCAATGA
- a CDS encoding cobalt-precorrin-6A reductase: protein MTKKILILGGTTEARQLAGKLAERGEVEITLSLAGRTESPVAQRVPTRSGGFGGAKGLAAYLREQKIGLLIDATHPYAANISRNAAEAARLAGVPILALRRPAWEPVEGDRWTLVDDAAEAVRALGTTPRNVFLALGRQEIAEFAAAPQHAYIIRSVDPVEPPLDVPDATYILARGPFAEANELDLLRAHRIDAIVAKNSGGSATYGKIAAARKVGIEVILFSRPALPDVCSGASVGEVLAMIDHWLESAEKRGV from the coding sequence TTGACCAAAAAAATTCTCATCCTCGGCGGAACGACGGAAGCCCGGCAACTGGCTGGCAAACTTGCCGAGCGCGGCGAGGTCGAGATCACGCTGTCTCTGGCCGGGCGCACGGAAAGCCCGGTCGCGCAGCGTGTGCCGACCCGCAGCGGCGGCTTTGGCGGGGCGAAAGGATTGGCCGCTTATCTGCGCGAGCAAAAGATCGGCCTTTTGATCGACGCCACGCATCCCTATGCCGCTAACATCTCGCGCAACGCCGCCGAGGCGGCGCGATTGGCCGGCGTTCCGATACTGGCGCTGCGCCGTCCCGCGTGGGAACCGGTCGAGGGCGACCGCTGGACGCTGGTCGACGATGCGGCCGAAGCGGTGAGGGCGCTCGGGACCACGCCACGAAATGTCTTCCTGGCGCTCGGACGGCAGGAGATCGCCGAATTCGCTGCCGCCCCGCAGCACGCCTACATCATCCGCAGCGTCGATCCTGTCGAGCCGCCGCTCGATGTGCCGGACGCGACCTATATTCTGGCGCGCGGCCCGTTTGCCGAGGCTAACGAGCTTGACCTCCTGCGGGCGCACCGAATCGACGCCATCGTCGCCAAAAACAGCGGCGGCAGCGCAACCTACGGCAAGATAGCCGCGGCGCGAAAGGTCGGCATCGAAGTGATCCTGTTCAGCAGGCCTGCTTTGCCGGACGTGTGCTCCGGGGCAAGCGTCGGCGAGGTGCTGGCAATGATCGATCATTGGCTGGAGTCTGCGGAAAAGCGCGGCGTATAG
- the cbiE gene encoding precorrin-6y C5,15-methyltransferase (decarboxylating) subunit CbiE yields MSNNQQPKWLTIVGIGEDGVAGLGDEARRCIAGAEVVFGGKRHLELAAPLVKGEARPWPTPFDPEMRDVLALRGRNVCVLASGDPFFHGVGATLARKVSVEKMQAIPTPSAFSLAASRLGWALQDVETVSLHGRPIDLIRPLLHPKTRILALTSDAAGPASVAKLLTELGFGASRLTVLEALGGPNERLRSAQANAFDLEEINPLNVLALQVDSTRDARILPLTPGMADDLFEHDGQITKREMRAVTLAALAPKRGELLWDIGAGSGSISIEWMLADSSMRAIAIEASPERAARIHRNASACGVPGLVIIEGLAPGALAGLETPDAIFIGGGGSEAGVMDAAIDVLPSGGRLVANAVTLEMEALILARQAELGGELTRISVSRAAPVGSMQGWRPAMPVTQWSWVKP; encoded by the coding sequence ATGTCAAACAATCAACAGCCCAAATGGCTCACCATCGTCGGCATAGGCGAGGACGGTGTAGCGGGTCTCGGCGACGAGGCCAGGCGCTGCATCGCGGGCGCGGAGGTCGTCTTCGGCGGCAAGCGTCATCTTGAATTGGCGGCTCCCCTGGTGAAGGGGGAAGCGCGCCCATGGCCGACGCCGTTCGATCCGGAAATGCGCGATGTGCTGGCGCTGCGCGGCCGAAATGTCTGCGTTCTGGCTTCCGGCGATCCTTTTTTCCATGGCGTCGGTGCGACGCTGGCGCGGAAAGTGTCGGTGGAGAAAATGCAGGCAATCCCGACGCCCTCGGCGTTTTCGCTCGCGGCAAGTCGTCTCGGCTGGGCGCTGCAGGATGTCGAGACCGTCTCCCTGCATGGCAGGCCTATCGACCTGATCCGCCCGCTCCTGCATCCGAAAACGCGCATCCTTGCTTTAACCTCCGATGCCGCCGGTCCCGCTAGCGTCGCGAAACTGCTGACGGAACTGGGATTCGGCGCATCGCGGCTAACTGTCCTCGAAGCGCTGGGCGGTCCGAACGAGCGGTTGCGCTCGGCACAGGCCAATGCCTTCGACCTGGAAGAAATAAACCCACTCAATGTGTTGGCGCTGCAAGTTGATTCGACGCGCGATGCAAGAATCCTGCCGCTGACGCCCGGCATGGCCGACGATCTGTTCGAGCATGATGGCCAGATCACCAAGCGCGAAATGCGCGCAGTTACGCTCGCAGCGTTGGCCCCGAAACGCGGCGAACTGCTGTGGGACATCGGTGCTGGCTCCGGCTCGATCTCGATCGAATGGATGCTGGCCGATTCGTCCATGCGCGCGATCGCTATCGAGGCTTCGCCGGAGCGCGCCGCCCGCATCCATCGCAATGCGAGTGCCTGCGGTGTGCCCGGACTGGTCATCATCGAAGGTCTCGCGCCCGGCGCGCTTGCTGGACTCGAAACGCCCGACGCCATCTTCATCGGCGGCGGCGGCTCGGAAGCCGGCGTCATGGACGCCGCGATCGACGTCCTGCCCTCCGGCGGCCGTCTCGTCGCCAACGCCGTTACGCTGGAAATGGAAGCGCTGATTCTGGCGCGCCAGGCGGAGCTTGGCGGCGAGCTTACGCGTATATCCGTCTCCCGCGCAGCGCCTGTCGGCTCGATGCAGGGCTGGCGGCCGGCCATGCCGGTCACCCAATGGTCGTGGGTGAAGCCATGA
- a CDS encoding cobalamin biosynthesis protein: MIVAGIGCRKGVSTAEITAAVKATLETHGLDVGALSSLATTAFKREEKAIFAAGRELGLPVIVMEDEAPLLGVSTHSDLSQALAGVPSVSEAAALAAAGKGARLYGPRIVIGPVTCALAISGNAA; this comes from the coding sequence ATGATCGTCGCGGGAATAGGCTGCCGCAAGGGCGTGAGCACGGCTGAAATTACTGCCGCCGTGAAAGCGACGCTGGAGACGCATGGGCTCGACGTGGGCGCGCTGTCGTCGCTGGCCACCACTGCGTTCAAGCGGGAGGAGAAAGCCATATTTGCCGCGGGACGTGAGCTTGGACTGCCGGTGATTGTAATGGAGGATGAAGCGCCCTTGCTCGGAGTCAGCACTCATTCCGACCTGTCCCAAGCCCTCGCCGGCGTACCGTCCGTCTCGGAAGCCGCCGCGCTGGCGGCAGCCGGCAAAGGCGCGCGCCTTTACGGCCCGCGCATCGTCATCGGTCCGGTCACCTGCGCGCTCGCAATATCGGGGAACGCTGCATGA
- the cobM gene encoding precorrin-4 C(11)-methyltransferase — translation MTVHFIGAGPGAADLITVRGSRLLARCPVCLYAGSIVSPELLDYCGAGTKLVDTAPMSLDEIEAEYLSAHRAGHDVSRLHSGDLSVWSAVAEQIRRLEKHGIPYTMTPGVPAFAAAAAALGRELTIPEVAQSLVLTRVSGRASPMPSNETLAAFGATGATLAIHLAIHAIDRVVEELSPLYGEDCPVAVVFHASWPDERIIRGTLATIAAELEKNPIERTAIIFVGRSLAAEGFRESSLYDAYYQRRFRGREGL, via the coding sequence ATGACGGTCCATTTCATCGGCGCTGGCCCTGGTGCAGCCGACCTCATCACCGTTCGCGGCAGCAGGCTGCTCGCACGCTGTCCCGTCTGCCTCTATGCCGGTTCCATCGTCTCGCCGGAGTTGCTGGATTACTGCGGCGCCGGGACGAAGCTGGTCGACACCGCGCCGATGTCGCTCGACGAGATCGAAGCAGAATATCTTTCCGCGCATCGGGCTGGGCATGATGTCTCCCGCCTGCATTCCGGCGATCTTTCGGTGTGGAGCGCGGTGGCCGAACAAATCCGCCGGCTCGAAAAGCACGGCATCCCCTATACGATGACACCCGGCGTTCCCGCCTTCGCCGCCGCCGCGGCAGCCCTCGGACGCGAACTGACCATCCCGGAAGTCGCGCAAAGCCTGGTGCTGACGCGCGTTTCCGGCCGCGCCTCGCCTATGCCTTCGAACGAGACGCTCGCCGCCTTCGGCGCGACCGGGGCGACGCTGGCGATCCATCTCGCCATCCATGCCATCGACCGTGTCGTTGAGGAACTGTCGCCGCTCTATGGCGAAGATTGCCCTGTGGCGGTCGTATTCCATGCCTCCTGGCCCGACGAGCGCATCATTCGCGGCACGCTGGCGACGATCGCGGCGGAACTGGAGAAGAACCCGATAGAGCGCACCGCGATCATCTTCGTCGGCAGGTCGCTGGCGGCTGAGGGCTTTCGCGAAAGCTCGCTCTACGACGCCTATTATCAGCGCCGTTTCCGGGGGCGGGAGGGGTTATGA
- a CDS encoding cobalt-precorrin-5B (C(1))-methyltransferase — protein sequence MEIEDRPLKRGWTTGACATAATKAACAALITGSFPDPVEITLPGGQRVAFALATSQAGDGQAMAGIVKDAGDDPDVTHGALVKSTVRAGAKGSGVVFRRGLGVGLVTRPGLPIPPGEPAINPVPRKMIAAAIAEVAGEGADFEVEISVPDGEKMAERTLNPRLGILGGISILGTTGIVIPYSCSSWIHSIHRGIDVARAMGFAHVSGATGNASEIAAQKFHGLHEVQLIDMGDFAGGMLKYLRNHPVPRVTIAGGVAKMTKLAQGMLDLHSKRGAADLDALAAVAGEAGASGELVEKIRAANTVAEAFAEATADGVPIGAAIADGAWHTAAAVLKDTEIELEILIFNREGELMGRKPFAATHNPSRPRKRR from the coding sequence ATGGAAATTGAAGATCGCCCGCTGAAGCGCGGCTGGACCACCGGCGCCTGCGCCACCGCCGCGACCAAGGCGGCCTGCGCGGCGTTGATCACCGGCAGTTTTCCGGACCCGGTCGAGATAACCCTGCCGGGCGGCCAGCGCGTGGCTTTCGCCTTGGCGACGTCTCAGGCGGGGGATGGCCAGGCGATGGCCGGCATCGTGAAAGATGCCGGCGACGATCCCGACGTGACCCATGGCGCGCTGGTCAAGAGCACGGTGCGGGCGGGCGCGAAGGGCTCCGGCGTCGTGTTCAGGCGCGGGCTTGGCGTCGGTCTTGTGACGCGTCCGGGCCTGCCGATCCCGCCGGGCGAACCAGCGATCAATCCGGTGCCGCGCAAGATGATCGCCGCGGCGATTGCCGAAGTGGCAGGCGAGGGGGCCGATTTCGAGGTCGAGATTTCCGTGCCCGACGGCGAGAAGATGGCGGAACGCACGCTGAACCCCAGGCTCGGCATTCTCGGCGGCATTTCCATCCTCGGGACGACCGGCATCGTCATTCCGTATTCCTGCTCGTCGTGGATACACTCTATCCATCGCGGCATCGACGTCGCCCGCGCCATGGGTTTTGCCCACGTTTCCGGCGCGACCGGCAATGCTTCCGAGATCGCCGCGCAAAAGTTCCACGGTCTGCACGAGGTGCAGCTCATCGATATGGGCGATTTCGCCGGCGGGATGCTGAAATACCTGCGCAACCACCCGGTGCCGCGCGTGACGATCGCCGGCGGCGTCGCCAAGATGACCAAGCTGGCGCAAGGCATGCTCGACCTGCACTCCAAGCGCGGGGCGGCCGATCTCGATGCGCTGGCGGCGGTCGCCGGCGAGGCGGGCGCCTCGGGCGAACTGGTGGAAAAAATCCGCGCCGCCAATACGGTCGCCGAAGCCTTTGCCGAAGCGACAGCCGACGGCGTTCCGATCGGCGCGGCCATTGCGGACGGCGCCTGGCACACGGCGGCGGCAGTGCTGAAGGATACGGAGATTGAACTCGAAATCCTGATCTTCAACCGGGAAGGCGAGTTGATGGGGCGCAAGCCGTTTGCTGCTACTCATAACCCCTCCCGCCCCCGGAAACGGCGCTGA
- the cobA gene encoding uroporphyrinogen-III C-methyltransferase, with amino-acid sequence MSLEKAIHRLKHTHPVLEPGHVWLAGAGPGDPGCLTLDVLSALDQADALVHDALVSEEIIAIAEQAEKFYVGKRGGRLSIPQDEINAILIRLAREGRKVVRLKGGHPLVFARGGEEALALAAQNIPYRVLSGVTSAFGGLASAGIPATMRGINGAIILATGFAAVSDDRPDWAALARTGQPIVIYMGLTHMPDTIASLRAGGLADETPAAFVENATLPNERTIVATLGTLVETAERENVTSPALIVIGRIVSLREKLR; translated from the coding sequence ATGAGTCTCGAAAAAGCCATTCACCGCCTGAAGCATACACATCCGGTGCTCGAGCCCGGCCATGTCTGGCTGGCGGGCGCCGGCCCCGGCGATCCCGGCTGCCTGACGCTCGACGTTCTGTCGGCGCTGGACCAGGCCGACGCGCTGGTGCACGACGCGCTGGTATCGGAGGAGATCATCGCCATCGCCGAACAGGCCGAAAAATTCTATGTCGGCAAGCGCGGCGGCAGGCTTTCCATTCCGCAGGACGAGATCAACGCCATTCTCATCCGCCTGGCCAGGGAAGGCCGCAAAGTCGTCCGGCTGAAGGGCGGCCATCCGCTGGTGTTTGCGCGCGGAGGCGAGGAGGCGCTGGCGCTGGCGGCGCAAAACATTCCGTATCGCGTTCTCTCAGGCGTCACATCCGCCTTTGGCGGGCTTGCCTCGGCGGGCATCCCGGCGACGATGCGCGGCATCAACGGCGCGATCATCCTCGCCACGGGCTTTGCCGCGGTAAGCGACGACCGCCCGGATTGGGCCGCGCTCGCCCGCACCGGCCAGCCGATCGTCATCTATATGGGTTTGACCCACATGCCAGACACGATCGCTTCGCTACGAGCCGGCGGACTGGCCGACGAGACGCCCGCCGCGTTCGTGGAGAACGCGACCTTGCCGAACGAGCGCACAATCGTCGCGACGCTGGGAACGCTAGTCGAGACGGCGGAGCGGGAAAACGTAACCTCGCCTGCCCTGATCGTCATCGGCCGCATCGTCTCGCTACGCGAGAAGCTGCGATGA
- a CDS encoding cobyrinate a,c-diamide synthase encodes MTSRGIIIGAARSGSGKTSVTIGILRALARRGIAVRGAKSGPDYIDPGFHAAATGRPGVNLDSWAMPPALLASLASEAARDAELLFLESAMGLFDGIPGEPGRSGSAADLARLYSLPVLLVLDVSGQSQTAAAVAKGFAAYDPDVRIAGVVLNRLGSERHRRLAGDAIEALGLPVVGAILRDPTLNLPERHLGLVQAEEHADLVAHLDRLADMVERSLDLDAIMALAAPMPSAATDVSGALPPPGQRIALARDAAFTFLYPHLASHWRNAGAEIVPFSPLADEAPHADCDVCWLPGGYPELHPGKLAAAENFRTGLKKFAETKPVHGECGGFMVLGEALEDAEGKTHEMLGLLGHSTSFARRKMNLGYRQARLLADCPLGPAGAVIRGHEFHYAQMTAPGSDDRLAELADGQGNPLGAFGGRRGHVSGTFFHAIARG; translated from the coding sequence ATGACCTCCCGCGGCATCATCATCGGCGCGGCGCGTTCGGGCTCGGGCAAGACGAGCGTCACCATCGGCATTCTGCGCGCACTGGCGCGGCGCGGCATCGCCGTGCGCGGCGCGAAATCCGGGCCGGATTATATCGATCCGGGTTTCCACGCCGCCGCCACCGGCCGGCCCGGCGTCAATCTCGACAGTTGGGCCATGCCGCCGGCGCTGCTCGCTTCGCTGGCCTCGGAGGCTGCCCGCGACGCCGAACTGCTGTTCCTTGAAAGCGCCATGGGCCTGTTCGACGGCATACCCGGCGAGCCGGGCCGCTCCGGATCGGCAGCCGATCTCGCCCGGCTGTACAGCCTGCCGGTGCTGCTGGTGCTCGATGTTTCCGGCCAGTCGCAGACCGCGGCCGCTGTGGCGAAGGGCTTCGCGGCCTATGATCCCGATGTGCGGATCGCCGGCGTGGTGCTGAACCGGCTGGGCAGCGAGCGCCACCGCCGCCTTGCCGGCGACGCGATCGAAGCGCTCGGCCTGCCGGTGGTCGGTGCGATCCTGCGCGATCCGACACTCAATCTGCCCGAACGCCATCTCGGCCTGGTGCAGGCGGAAGAGCATGCCGACCTGGTGGCGCATCTCGACCGGCTCGCCGACATGGTCGAGCGTTCGCTCGACCTCGACGCGATCATGGCGCTGGCCGCGCCGATGCCTTCGGCAGCGACGGATGTTTCCGGTGCTCTGCCGCCGCCCGGCCAGCGCATCGCGCTGGCTCGGGATGCGGCTTTTACTTTCCTCTACCCGCATCTGGCGTCGCATTGGCGCAATGCCGGGGCGGAGATCGTGCCGTTCTCGCCGCTCGCCGACGAAGCGCCGCACGCGGATTGCGATGTCTGCTGGTTGCCCGGCGGCTATCCCGAACTGCATCCTGGTAAGCTCGCGGCTGCAGAGAACTTCCGCACCGGGCTGAAGAAATTCGCCGAAACGAAACCTGTCCATGGCGAGTGCGGCGGCTTCATGGTTCTGGGTGAGGCGCTGGAAGACGCCGAGGGCAAAACACATGAAATGCTCGGCCTGCTTGGTCATTCCACGAGTTTCGCCAGGCGCAAGATGAACCTCGGCTATCGCCAGGCAAGATTACTGGCGGATTGCCCGCTCGGGCCGGCGGGCGCGGTGATCCGCGGCCACGAGTTCCATTACGCACAGATGACCGCGCCCGGCAGCGACGACAGGCTGGCCGAGCTCGCTGACGGCCAGGGCAACCCGCTCGGCGCATTCGGCGGGCGCCGCGGCCATGTTTCCGGCACCTTCTTCCACGCGATCGCGAGGGGCTGA
- the cobS gene encoding adenosylcobinamide-GDP ribazoletransferase, producing the protein MKHLSDIALCLVFFTRLPLPHFGAEHSTFARAIWAAPVVGLVVALIGGIVYVLAAFLGLAAGPAAALALAATMAATGCLHEDGLSDTADGFGGGRTREKKLEIMRDSRIGTYGACALAFSILLRWSAISELGSPVAVFCALIAAHAASRALLPAFMHMLPPARTDGLSAGVGAISSDTALSAAALGALALLALGLSGAVAAALCLGIVFSLFRALCLGQIGGQTGDAAGALQQAGEITVLFIASAVFI; encoded by the coding sequence ATGAAACATCTTTCCGACATCGCGCTTTGCCTCGTCTTCTTCACCCGGCTGCCGTTGCCGCATTTCGGAGCGGAGCACTCCACCTTCGCGCGTGCGATCTGGGCCGCGCCCGTCGTCGGCCTCGTTGTCGCGCTGATCGGCGGGATCGTCTACGTTCTCGCCGCCTTCCTCGGCCTTGCCGCCGGCCCGGCCGCAGCGCTGGCGCTTGCCGCGACGATGGCCGCCACCGGCTGCCTGCATGAGGACGGGCTGTCTGACACCGCCGACGGCTTCGGCGGCGGCAGGACGCGCGAGAAAAAGCTGGAGATCATGCGCGACAGCCGCATCGGGACCTATGGCGCCTGCGCGTTGGCCTTTTCGATCCTGCTGCGCTGGAGTGCGATTTCTGAACTCGGCAGCCCCGTCGCAGTCTTCTGCGCGCTGATCGCCGCGCATGCCGCGTCGCGGGCGCTGCTTCCGGCCTTCATGCATATGCTGCCGCCTGCTCGCACCGACGGCCTGTCTGCCGGCGTCGGCGCGATCTCGTCCGATACGGCGCTTTCGGCAGCCGCGCTCGGTGCGCTGGCGCTGCTTGCGCTCGGATTGTCCGGCGCGGTCGCTGCCGCCCTCTGCCTCGGCATCGTCTTCTCCCTGTTCCGCGCCCTCTGCCTCGGCCAGATCGGCGGCCAGACCGGCGACGCCGCAGGCGCGCTGCAGCAGGCCGGAGAAATCACCGTGCTTTTCATCGCTTCCGCCGTCTTCATTTGA
- the cobT gene encoding nicotinate-nucleotide--dimethylbenzimidazole phosphoribosyltransferase translates to MPFKSLDELHAACQDLPAGDDRAATAVAARQDTLTKPQGSLGRLETIVAWLARWQGRGTPRLDKVKVIVFAGSHGVTAQGVSAYPAEVTAQMVANFAGGGAAINQLARAAGAGLDVIPLEIDRPTGDFTQGPAMSEAEFLDAVSIGHASVAGDLDLVCFGEMGIGNTTTAAAVAAALFGGAPEKWTGRGTGVDDAGLQRKIAAIDKALKLHADILGDPLKVAAAVGGRELAAIFGATLAARQLGIPVLLDGFVSTAAAAPLARLHDKGLAHALAGHVSAEAGHRGLLEALELAPLLELGMRLGEGSGACLAVNIVRSALACHTGMASFAEAGVSEK, encoded by the coding sequence ATGCCCTTCAAATCATTGGATGAGCTGCACGCTGCCTGCCAGGACCTGCCGGCCGGAGACGACCGCGCGGCGACCGCCGTCGCGGCCCGCCAGGACACGCTGACCAAACCGCAGGGCAGCCTCGGCCGCCTTGAAACCATCGTCGCCTGGCTGGCGCGCTGGCAGGGCCGCGGCACGCCCAGGCTGGACAAGGTCAAGGTCATCGTCTTTGCCGGCTCGCACGGCGTGACCGCACAGGGCGTCTCGGCCTACCCGGCGGAAGTCACCGCGCAGATGGTGGCGAATTTCGCCGGCGGCGGCGCCGCCATCAACCAGTTGGCCCGCGCCGCCGGGGCTGGCCTCGACGTGATCCCGCTTGAAATCGACCGGCCGACCGGAGATTTCACGCAGGGCCCGGCAATGAGCGAGGCGGAATTCCTCGACGCCGTGTCGATCGGCCACGCCTCCGTCGCGGGAGATCTCGACCTCGTCTGCTTCGGCGAAATGGGCATCGGCAACACCACGACCGCCGCCGCGGTTGCCGCGGCGCTTTTTGGCGGTGCGCCGGAAAAATGGACCGGCCGCGGCACCGGCGTCGACGATGCCGGATTGCAGCGCAAGATCGCGGCCATCGACAAGGCGCTGAAGCTGCACGCGGACATTCTGGGCGACCCGTTGAAGGTCGCAGCCGCCGTCGGCGGGCGCGAGCTTGCCGCGATCTTCGGCGCGACCCTGGCCGCCCGCCAGCTCGGCATTCCGGTCCTGCTCGACGGTTTTGTCTCGACGGCTGCGGCTGCGCCGCTGGCCAGGTTGCATGACAAGGGGCTGGCCCACGCGCTCGCCGGCCATGTCTCGGCCGAGGCCGGCCACCGCGGCCTCCTCGAAGCGCTTGAGCTTGCGCCGCTTCTCGAACTCGGTATGCGGCTCGGCGAAGGCTCGGGTGCATGCCTCGCCGTCAATATCGTGCGCTCAGCGCTTGCCTGCCACACCGGCATGGCGAGTTTTGCGGAAGCCGGCGTATCGGAGAAGTAG